The following is a genomic window from candidate division KSB1 bacterium.
TGAAACCGATCAACGGCGGGGTGTTTTGGCCGGATTCCAGTGATGATTCCGAGGGCGCTGCGCTGGCGAAAAAGGCTTCGGATCACCGCTTGATCTGGCTCGATTTAAATATCGTACGGGAAATGGATAAATGAGGTATTAAGAGATTGGGCGGTCAGCAAAATTGCTGTCATTTGTGCGTCATCGGCAAAAACAAATTATTTATAGAGACCACGTCACGCAACCATGGATCGTAGATCAAATGAGGAAAGGTTCTATATGATCAGGTATCTTTTTTCCGGCAGTATTGTGATTCTGCTACTCCTCTCCTTTGCTGTTGACCCTGAAAAATCAAAACGGGCATTGCGCATCGCTTTCAAACGCTTTATTTCAATCCTGCCACTGTTCATCATGGTGATTCTGCTCACATCGATTGTTCTGGGATTTGTCACGGAATCGACAATTCAGAACGCACTCGGGTGCGCTGCAAACCGCTGGACAGCCACTGCGGTATCCGCATTGCTTGGTTCATTTGCGATAATGCCGGGATTCATCGCCTTCCCTCTGGGTGCGATTCTCAGGAACAGCGGAGTGCTTTATATGGTGATTTCGGCATTCACCACAACTCTGATGATGGTGGGTATAATCACCTTTCCCATTGAAAAAGCCTTTTTGGGAATGCGGGTGGCGATCGTTCGCAATATTCTTGGATCGATCACTGCCCTGCTTGTCGCTGTCGCTACCGGTATTGCCTTTGGCGAGGTCGGGTTTTGAAAAAACAAATCCTGTTCACAAGCGTGGTGGTTGCTTTTATCGCTTTTGCCTGGTTTTCATATGCAGCGGATATTCCGGCCGGACGCCGTGCGCTTACCGGATTGGTTGATTTTGCAACGCAGATGGCCATTCTGCTGCCGGCCGCATTCGTACTGATCGGATTGTTTGAGGTGTGGATCAAAAAAGAAACCGTGGAGCGTTATTTCGGCGAGAAAACCGGATTCAGATCTTATCTTGTGGCCATTGTTCTGGCCGGAATCACAATCGGCGGACTCTATGTGGCGTTTCCACTGGCGTATACATTGTACAAAAAGGGAGCAAAGCTGGCGGTGATATTTACATACATTACCGCCTCTGGAATCTGTAGAATTCCGATGACCATTTTCGAAGCTTCTTTTCTCGGCATAAAGTTTACCCTGATACGTTTCGCTGTATCACTACCGCTGGTCATTCTGACATCATGGGGGCTCGGATATGTTCTGCAAAAGCGCGGCTATGCGCTGAAATCTCCGGGAAATGAGTCATTGCAGTGATATAAAATCCATGACCGCCCAGGAATAACCGTCTCTTTGCTCTTGTTATTTGTCAAAAAGGAGAGCAATGAATATACTGATTATTCATATCGCATCAAAGGGATGACCAAAAATATCCTGGCAACAGGGTAATGGTTGATAGTTACATACAAGCTGTGCATTTAATCGGCATGACGCGTCTTAAAACCCTTTCATATCAAGTAAAAAATGATTACTTTAAAGGTCATTATGTGCCTGTAAACAGCAACCATTAATAGCACGAGTTCCCAATGACACACAATGACGTTTTAATTTCGCACCCCTACGCTCTGCTCGCTATCATGATGCTCATTCCGGTTATATTCATCGGGCTTGAAAAAAAGACGGGCTGGAAACTGTTCGATTATTTTCCACCGATAATCTGGATTTTCGTGGCCCCCATCGTCATGAGCAGTCTGGACGTGATTCCCAATGAATCGCCGGTATACACCAATTTCAAAGCTTTTGCCGTTCCCATGTTTATCATTCTCATGCTGCTGGATGTGGACATTCGCGCTACGATGAAAATTGCCCTGCGCAGCATGGGGGTAGTGGTTCTCGGTTCCATCGGCGTGGTCATCGGCGGTATGGTCGCCTTTTTCATGCTCAAAGGGCAGCTCGGTCCCGAGTCCTGGCGCGGATTCGGCGCGTTAGTGGGCAGCTGGATCGGCGGTACCGGTAATATGGCTGCTGTGGCCGAAGCCGTATCCACCCCTCCCACCATGATGGGAATTGTGGTGCTGGCGGACACGTTTATTTTCATTTTGTATTTTCCGCTGCTGTTTGCCGCCAAACGCTGGGGCAAACCGTTTGCACGTTTTGCACGTGTGACGGAAGAACAGTCCGAGCGTACCTACAAGGCGGTCAATGATCTGAAACAAAAATCCAAAGAGGTCAATTTTCGCGATGTACTGACGCTGTTCGGTGTCGGATTTCTGCTGATCTGGATTGTCGAAACAATTTCCGGCTACCTGCCCGTGGTGCCGGGTATTTTTACCGAAAAAACCTGGGAAATCCTGATCCTGACCACATCCGGACTGATTCTCGCCACCACCCGGTTCCGCAATGTTCCGGGCACCAGTGCGCTGTCCATGGCTCTGGTGTATACGTATTTGTCCATGATCGGCGCGCAGGCGGACATTGCGCAGGCGGCAACCGCCCCGTATTTCATGCTGGCGGGCATCGTCTGTATGATCGTCCACCTTTTGCTGGTTGTACTGGGCGCCAGGCTGTTCAAAGTGGATATTCACATGGCCGCCATTGCCAGTGTCGCGGCCATCGGCGGCGCAGCATCCGCTCCGGTGGTTGCAGCCTATCACCGCAAAGAACTAATCCCCATCGCCATACTGCTGGCGCTGGTCGGTTATGCGTTGGGCAATTATCTGGGACTTTTAGCGGCGTACGGATGCCGCTGGATGATGATGTAGTCAAGTCAAAGAAAGCATAGTTTATTAGGAATCATCATGCAGAGTTTAAAAAGCTGCTTTTTCAACTTTATGATATGATGCGCAATCGGCATATTTTTCAGGTAAAATTGAAAAAACTGCGCTTTGACTTTGACACTTCCATTAAAGAATTTCGGCAACAATGCGAAAACGGTGCATCAAAATAGGCAAAACTTCCGGAGGGCGT
Proteins encoded in this region:
- a CDS encoding DUF819 family protein, coding for MTHNDVLISHPYALLAIMMLIPVIFIGLEKKTGWKLFDYFPPIIWIFVAPIVMSSLDVIPNESPVYTNFKAFAVPMFIILMLLDVDIRATMKIALRSMGVVVLGSIGVVIGGMVAFFMLKGQLGPESWRGFGALVGSWIGGTGNMAAVAEAVSTPPTMMGIVVLADTFIFILYFPLLFAAKRWGKPFARFARVTEEQSERTYKAVNDLKQKSKEVNFRDVLTLFGVGFLLIWIVETISGYLPVVPGIFTEKTWEILILTTSGLILATTRFRNVPGTSALSMALVYTYLSMIGAQADIAQAATAPYFMLAGIVCMIVHLLLVVLGARLFKVDIHMAAIASVAAIGGAASAPVVAAYHRKELIPIAILLALVGYALGNYLGLLAAYGCRWMMM
- a CDS encoding permease — translated: MKKQILFTSVVVAFIAFAWFSYAADIPAGRRALTGLVDFATQMAILLPAAFVLIGLFEVWIKKETVERYFGEKTGFRSYLVAIVLAGITIGGLYVAFPLAYTLYKKGAKLAVIFTYITASGICRIPMTIFEASFLGIKFTLIRFAVSLPLVILTSWGLGYVLQKRGYALKSPGNESLQ